The Corvus cornix cornix isolate S_Up_H32 chromosome 15, ASM73873v5, whole genome shotgun sequence genome includes the window ACAACTTGAAGAAGAAGATCAGCAAGAAGCACCAGAAGCTGTGCCGCAAGATGCTGACACCCGAAATCCAGTACCTGACTGACCTGGGGGCCAACCTCTGGATTACCAAGCTGTGGAGCTACGTGCGGGACTTCCTCAAATGGTAGGGGCTGGCAGGTGCCCCGCTCCCCTGGGGAAGAACCAggtgctttcatttttcttactcATGGTTCTCTTGGTTTGGAACTGGCTGGAGGCTCTGGAGCCTGGGAACTTTTGGGGGGATCCTCCATCACCTTCTTGCAGAGCCCCAGCTtgggcaggagagcagagactGCCTCCGACAGCGGGGTCAAGGACTGGGGCCTCAGGGGTggtgttttcctgcaggatccacttcttccttccccacGGAAAGGCTGGAGGAGGGATTTGTGAAGGATGTGGCCTCGTCACAGCGGGAGCAGGACATCTATCACCAGGTTgctgggtgcaggcagggatgtgctgggataGCAGTGGCAGACAGTCCCCTTGCCCGGGGTGGGCAGAGATGCCCACAGGGAACTTGACCCTCCAGGGGCTCCTCAAATCACCCTGCTGGTTTTGGGGTTGTGAGAGTGTCAGAACCTGCTGCACTGCTCCAGCCCATGGGTGTGATGAGTGCAGCACCTTCTCAGCCCGCCCACAGCCATCACTCCATGGCAGGCTGTGACCCAGGGCCACCCGGAGCCGTTTGGAGATTGGGaaacccaccccaaaaaccccagcCTTTATCAACAAGTTCCCATGGCAAAGGGcaccccctccccgccccccaTCATCCTGGTTAGAGGGCCCCATGGCCCACGGGGGACATCCCAAAAGGCCAACATGGTCTGGTGACAACTGGCGTGGGGAGGAGATGGGAGTGGGTGCAGTGGGACTGTCCCCGTGATGCCATCCTGGGCACAGTGGGGATCCTGAGGGCAGGGGGATTGGCCCCCCCAGTCCCCACCGTGCCCTGGGGACAAACCTTGTGCgtcccagctgggctggatgacACTGGTGACACCGCGTCCTGCTGAGAGTGGCCCTGGCTGGGCACAGAGGTGGCACCTGTGGCTGAGCCTCCCCCCCAGCACAAGGACCTCCTTGTACCCCCACCTGTGTTTGGCTCCTTCTGTAAagaccagaaataaaaaaacaattTACTTTTGTAATATAGTTGTATATTTGGCAGTTTTTAACATAAGGATGGTCCAGCTGGTCTCCAGTCGTCTCCTTCTTCTCcaggatgggatggatggggtGAGGATGTCCTTACAGCCCCAGCAGGATGCTCAGCCAGTCCTTGCTCCTCCTGGGAGCTCCCCAGGGCCCTGGCACCACTGTCCCCATCACCACTGGGGGTGGGGGGCCCCGTGTCCCCCAGGCAGTGCCGAGGAATGAGACCCCAGTGCGAGTGGGGTGCCTGGGTCTGTCCCCAGTGTCCCTTTTGGGTGCTGGGGGACATCCCCATGGTGTGCAGATGCCCCCAGGAAGATCTGCTGGCTTCCCAGGGACACCAGAGCCATGGGACAGCCATCAGTGGTGACAAAAGCCACTCGCGTCATCACGTCCCAGCTCCACTGTCAGTGGCGGGCACCCCATTTCAGGAGTGGCCATGGGACTTGCACTGGGACTTCTCCACGCTCCCTCTGCACCCAGGCCACCAGGTCAGCCCACTCAGAGGAAGCCTGTGGTGGGGCGTTGGGGCTGTGGTGGGGACACCTGAGACAGGCAAGACCCAGGGACACAGGCACTTTACCAGGtctctgtcctggctgtgaccaaactgctgctcccaggtggGACATCCTGTCCTGGAGAAGCAGGACTATGATGGGACAAGGAGCGGTACTGGGGCCTGGGGCTCGATGGTGGGACCGGGATCATCCATGGGATCATGACCATGGTGGGGTCAAAACTGTGGTGGGCCTAGGACCATGTGTCTCACGAGTTAGGACCAGGGACATCCAAGGGACCAAGGCTGAGTGATGGGACCAGACCATGTGGTGAACTGGGACCAGGGCAAACTGGTTGGACCAGGACCATGTGCAGGAGTAAAAGAACATAGTGGGACCAGCACCACGCACAGGGCCAGGACTAACTGGTGGAGATGGGACCTTGTGGTGGGATCTGGACCTTGGTGAAGACCAGGACCACAACAGCTACATGGGTGACCAGCACCACAGCTGGGAACAGGACTGATTGGTGAGTATGGGACCAGGAATAACTGGTGGGTATGGGATCATGCTCAGGACCACCTGCAGGACCAGTCTGAATGGTGGCACTGGGACTGTGGGACAGAATGGGGACTGGAAGATGGGCACAGACTCTTGTGGTGGGACTGGGAAGGTGTGGGGGGTGGGACCAGCCCCAGGTGTGGGGCTGCCGGTGGCTGCAGAGACCAAGCAAAGCCCCCAACCCCATCAGTGCCAGCTGGGGCCCATTGACACCCAGCCCCAAGTCCTTAAAGACCCCCAGCTGGTGGGGTGGGGATACTGCTTactggggatggagctgtgctggttgGTGCTggtgtgtggggctgtgctgggggtggcAGGTGAGTGGGGCTGGGACCCTCCTTCAGTCCCCCCACTGGTTGTACTGGAGGAGGTGGGTGGTGGGTGCCCCTTGTTTTGCCCAGTGCTGGTTCCTGATGGAGACAACCTGGGGGCTGTCCTGATGGAGAGGAGCCTTCCTAAAATGATCCCAAGCTCCGAGGGTTGGGGCAAGGGGCTGCCAGGAGCTCCCCCAGGTCCTAGCAGGGCTGGTGGGGGGATGAGAGGCACTGGTGGAGTCTGTGGCTGGTGGCAGTGGTGTCCCACTCCATGGGCAGCTCCTGgtctgtccccagccctggtcAGGGTCATGGTGCTGGGAACGCTCCTGGTGAATTCCTgctggggtggggctggggacagaggagcCCTTGACGTGCTCCTGGgtgctctgcctgcctttgtgctgctgccacctgTCCCCAACAAGTCCTGGGGATACCTGAGGACCTAGATGTCCCTGCTGTGTCTGGGACATGCTACTGCTGGCTCAGCCCTCCCCTTGCAGGGACCACCATGGCTCCAGCTGCCTCAGAGCCCCCTGGTCGCACGATGACAGCTCCAGTGATGTTCTCAggcatggggacagggagggtTCCTGCTCACCCCCACTCTGAGGAGCCCATCATGAACTTTGCCTTGAGGCTTCTGGATGGTGAGTGCTCTGGGGGTGAGACCATGAGATGGGTCCAGCCAAGATCCTTGGGCTCAACCAGCAGCAGTCAGTGCCTTCTCCTGGCTCGCCCCAGTGCTAGGACCACCAGGAAAGAtggctgtccctgcaggaacTCCCCCCTGTCCTTGTGGAGGGTGTAGGGCTTTGGATGCTGGTGCTTTGAGATGTTCCCAATCCTGTGCCTGATACCACAATGGGGTTTGGGGGTCAGCTCTGCCCCTGATGGGTGACATGGTCCCTCTCAGCTCCATGGAGGGGTCCAGGAAGGTGCTGTAgctctggagagcagggaagccAGGCCTGGGGGGCAGAACCAGGACAGGGGGTGGGCTCTGAAAGGGGGAAGCTGTAGGGATGGGGGCTAAGACACTGGTGAGTGGTGGTCTGGGATATGTctggtgtccctgtccctgatGGGACAGCCTTAGGGGTGTCCCACTGAACCCACGCATCTCCTCAGAGGATTCCAGTGCCACCGAGAAGCTGCCAGTGCTCAGCCCCGGCTCTATGATCCACTTGGAAGCCAGTGTCCACTTCAGTCCCAGCATCTCCATGAAGATCCACGTGGATCAGTGCTACGGGACCACCACGGAGCAGCCAGGACACTCCAGGAGGGTCTTCATGGTGGTGAACAGCCGTGGGTCCGTGCTGGTGGGGCGGGAAGTAGGGGCTCCTTCACCAGGTACCCTGGGGTCCTGCAGGATGTCCTGATGGAGAGGGACGTCCAGAGCCTGGAGACAGCCCCAGAATGTCCCTGTGTCACTCTCCTGCCACAGATGCCTGCACGGGGAGAAGCTGGGGAATGTGTCTGTCCAGCACCAGAGAGGGGGGTCTGTCCTCCAgctctccatcccagcccccaCGCTGGAGGGTGAGCCCGAGGAAGAGCAGGTGAGGTCAGGATGATGCCCTTGATGGTGGGATGGAGGTCCTAGGGAGGAGGATGACCTGGGCGTCCCAAAGCGTCCCTTCTGGGATGTTCTGCTCTGGCTAGGGTGGCCTCAGCCCCACGAGGTTGTGTGGAAGGAGAGCAGGGTCCCTGAGGAAGGATGTGGTGTCTCAGCAGGTCTACGTGCACTGCCTGCTGATGGCATGGGGACAAGGACTGGCCACCAGGTCCTGCTTCTACAGCCACGCCACAGCCAGGTACGCTGGGTGCCCTGGGGCACAAGCACCCCATGAGTGTGTTGGGGGCAGAACCCACTTCTGGGGCGGGGACCCACCTGGGAGGACCGAGTCAACTCACTGCGGTTTAAATGCCACCTCTTATTCGATGGCAGCTGGTGGCATCGCTGGTCTCAGCTCCCTCATGCTGCAGATGTGTTGGGAAGGTCCTTCCTGGGGGACATCTCTGGGTGGCACTACGTGGGACTTGTGGTGGAGTCTGGGGACCCCTAGagccgcccccccccccctcacttctctcctctcccagctggcaCAACGCGGAGGACCCTGCCCGGAGTGCCGCGTGCCACTGCTGTGACACCGGATGTCCCCCTGCTGACACCCTCCGTGGAGACACGCCAGGTACTGGGGGTGGGACAGGGTTGGCCCCACATTGTTTTGGGGTCTTGGGAGGGCTCCTGGACCTGGGATGGACTGCATTGGAGATATCctcccacagcattcccaggagAAGGGGCACTCCACTGGGAGACAGTTGGACCAGTGCTGGTACAGGAAAAGGTGCCATGGTACAAAGGTGAGGGACACCCCAACCCTCTGCCATCTCCCCAAAACCCCCACCTCTTGTGCTGAACCCCCCTCTGACTCCCAGGTGTGTTCTTTGCCATCCCCAGCGCCATGCCGGACGGTGAAGAGGCTCCTGCTGGCCGGGCTGGCCCTGGTGGGCAGTGCCATGCTGGTGGTCGCTGTGCTgggggggctgctggggctggcccTGACCACCTGGCGCCTGGGCAGACCCCGGCGGGGACAGAGGCCACCAAGGCAGAGGTGTCCCTTCCAGGTTGAGCTGCAGAGCGTGGTGGGAGCCCTGGTCCTCAGGGAGACTGAGAAACAGGGCGAGGTGGGACCAGAGCCCCTTTCTCCTCaataaatgtggttttgttttctctaaagcTTCTCCTGGTGGTAGCATGTGGATGCCACCAAGGGATGGGGACGTGCTACTACAGTGGCGAGCCACATCTCCAGGTTCTTCCAGGTACCTGGAGATGTGGCTTCCAGGTGTTGTGGCACTGTCCCAGCctgtggtgctggagctggtggctcCTGGCTGGGTGGATTTCGTGTCCTTGGAGACCATGGACATGGTGGCAGCTCCTTGGATGTCCCATGAGGCTGTGGAGATGGAGAGGTTCCAGGGTGGgaccagcagggctgctctgagcaggtaGAGACCTCTTATCCCATGGTGGAGACCCCCAAGGGGTTAGGACCCACCCAGACCCATGTGTCCCCCAGGACAGGACATGGCCTGGCTGTGGTGGCACCTCAACATCACCCATCAGGGCTCATGTTTGAAATGGTTTATTAGGACCAGTGTGGGGCAGGGTGGCCACTCTGGGGGTCACCAGAGTGAGGGGTCACAGTAGGTGGGTCACAGCAGCATGCTTCAGTTTCCCCAGAGCGTGCCAGGTGCTCAGTGGGACGTTGGGGGCTCTCCTGGTGTCCCATAAAGCTTGCGGAGGCTGGAATCCATCAGGAAATCCAcagtcctgcagcaggagagggcaTCAGTGGAGTCCCGGGGGGGGTCTCTGGGGCAGTGGATGTGATGTGGGATGGGTGGGGCTGTCCTTAATATCCCTGAGACAGCAGCGCCACCAAAACCAGGTTTAGCACAGCCTCACTGTGCTaatcccagctcagctccagatAATCCCCATCCTGGCAGGGACATGTCCTGGCTGGACCCCAGCAAAGTCCCTCTGGAGCGGAGACAGCCCATCAccaccctctgctcccagccccaagcCCGTACTGGGACCAGCTCCCCAAGGAAGACAAATGCGCTCCATCCCTCTGGGATGTGGGGATGGGGTGGTGGCACCCACCTGTCCCCCCGCCCCAGGGGTGTCCCCGTTACCTGTCGATGGGGGTGATGATGAGGGGGATGgcagccagccccagggcagtggtggtCCAGCGGCGCACCGGCAGGGGCCAGCGGGTGAGGGACCCCAGCAGGGCCAGCGAGGCAGCGCAGAGCCGGTTGATGGTGAAGCCAGGGATGGCCACCGAGGCCAGGCTCTGCCACACGAAGGTGTCCACCACGGCCACCCCCACCCGTGTAGGGTCCTGTGCGTGGGcctggggggacacaggggtCAGTGGAAGGGTGAGGAGGGAGTGGCTGGGGGGATGAGGAGGGGTGGCACTCACAGCGGCGGCTTTCCGACCCTTGTCAATGGCGTCGGCGGTCACGTAGGCGGTGGCCAACACCGTAGCTGGCCCCACACCACCGGCACTGGCACCAGTGGGCGGAAGGACTCGCCCACCTCGTTGGCATAACCTGAGGGGATGGTAGGGTCAGGGACTGTGTCCCCATGTCACTCTCAGAGTCTCCCAATGTCACTGGATGGATACTGCACAAGGGGGTGTTTGGAGTGCCTGGGTCTCCTTGGAGCCCACTGCCACCAggacagctgggctgggggtgactgctgccagtgctggtgtCTGTGACGGGTGCCCAGTGCTAGTGACGGCGCCCGGTTCTGGTATCTGTGTCTCTGCCCAGTGCCCATAACTGGTCCTGCTACCCAGGGTCTGTGCATGGTGCTGGTGTGCAGTGCCCAGAGCCAGGGCCTGCTGTGTGGTGCTGATAACCAGTACTAGAACTCTTTATCAGTGCCCAGTGCTGGGTGCCGGTGCCCCGTGCCCGGTATCACGGACCTAGTGCACTCACGGTACCAGCGCTGGGTGTCAGTGCCcggtgcccagggcagtgcgGTGTGTGGTGTTGGTACCCGGTACCCACCGCAGTGTCTGGTGTCAAGTTCCTAAAACAGTGCTGGGTGTCAGTGCCTGGTTCCCGGTGTGGTGCCTGACGTCGGTACCCGGTACCAGTGGCgtgcccagtgcccagcactgctgcccagtTCCTGGTGTCAGTACCCACTGTCACTGCCCGGTTCTTGGTGCCAGCACCTTGTGACAGAGGCCGGTGTCCGGTATCACGGCCCCGTTTGCGCAGCCGGTACCCGATGTCAGTGCCCCATACCCAGCGTCAGCACCCCCTGTTTGTGCTGCCGGTACCCGATGTCCGTGCCCAGATCCCGGTGCCGGTATTTGATGTTAGCGCCCAATGTCAATGCCCAGGTCCCCGTGCCTGTACCCAGTGTCAACGCCCGGTGCTGGTACCCGGTTCCCGGTGTCAGTGCCCGGTTCCCGGCGTCAGTGCTCTGTACTCAGTGTCAGTGCCCGGTGCCGGTTACCCGGTTTCCGGTGTCAGTGCCCGCTTCTCGGTGTCAGTGCTCAATGCCAGCGCCCGGTTCTCGGGGTCAGCGTGCAATGTCGGTTCCCGGTGCCGGTTCCCGGTGCCGGTTCCCGGTGCTCACCCAGGTATCGGACCCACGTGTCCCGGTAAAGGTcgggctcctcctgccccatgGCGCGCGCCACCGCTCCCGCAGCATGCCCCGCTCGCCTCCCTACGTCATCAAACCACGCCCAAAAGCTGATTTGCATAACCACACTCAACATACGTCACTCACCCCGCCCCTCCGCGCCGCGGGATGGCGGCGGGGGCGGGACCTGGCCGAGCACGTGACCCCGGCGGCCTCCGGTCCACCGGGGCGACGGGGGCGGCTGTGGGGCGGGGGGGCAGTTACGGGTCTGAGGGACAGTTAGCAGGCTGAGGGGACAGTTGTGGGGCTGAAGGGCAGTTACGGGTCTGAGGGACAGTTAGCAGGCTGAGGGGACAGTTGTGGGGCTGAGCGGTAGTTACGGGTCTGAGGGACAGTTAGCAGGCTGAGGGGACAGTTGTGGGGCTGAGGGGTGGTTACGGGTCTGAGGGACAGTTAGCAGGCTGAGGGGACAATTGTGGGGCTGAAGGGCAGTTACGGGTCTGAGGGGGCAGTTGTGGGGCTGAGGGGGCAGTGatgtgcctgggagcagctggggcgGTCATGGAAATAGGGGGCGGTTATGGGGctgaggggacagcaggggcaATTCTGGCTCTGGGGAGCCACAAACCGGACCAGACCCCGCTCAGTCCATCCCTTTACTCGCcaccccaggcagcagcagcggtGGGCACAGGACCCACATAAGGCACAGAGTTTGGGGGGGCTGTGGGCGCTCGGCCCCGTccggccccgctcggccccCGTCTCAGTCCGGCAGCTCCATCCTCCTGCGGGGCCATCCTGGGGGCGCGGTGCAGCCCGGGGGGCTCAGGGGCTGTGGTTGGGGGACTCCTCCTGGATCTGCTGGGCGGAGGCGGTGTcgggcagcagcacctccacGCTGTAGCTCACCTTCTTGGAGTGGAGGAAGCTGTAGGTGTTGTCGAAGCGCAGGACGTCTGCGGGGGGACAGGGGTGTCAGGGACACGGCGGGGCCAGGGACAGGGGGAACGGCCCGGGGGTCCCCCCAGCGCCCCGGGGAAGGCTCGGCACTCACAGATGCCGGGCGTGGAGCAGGTGAGGGAGCCGTCCTCGGGCACCATGTGTGCGTTGTAGCGCTGGTTGGGGAGCACCTCGGTCATGTCGCCCGCCCGCTGCCGCTCCCCGACTTTGGTCTTCAGGTACACCCCGAAGCCGATGTCAGCGCCCTCGGAGCGGAACTGCcacctgcagggcacaggggagCTGCTGCGGCAGGGCGGGGACACTGCGGGAGGCACCCGCTCCCCgcggcgcggagccgccgctcACCTGAGCACGCAGCCGGGGAAGAGGATCTCGTACTCGACCTGGTGGGACGAGCCCCGGTTGACCACGACCGAATGTTCGTACTTCTGCGCCAGCTGGTCCCGCACGTAGTAATGCTGGGGCACGTCCCCGCCGTAGTTGATCTGTAAGGGATGGAGGatgtgggggtgggggaacTGCCCAGATCCCCTAAAGAACCCAGCGGGGGCTCTTCCTACCTTGCTGGAGCACTTGGGGTCCCCATCAGGGTCCACCAGCGTCCCCCCGTACTCCACCGGGATCTGCGCGGGGTCGATGTACTTCTGCAGGACCTCCTTCCAGTTGGCTGGGGGGAGGACAGTGAGTTTGGGGGGGCTGTGAGTTGGGGTATCCCCCCTGGGTGGGGTGACAGCAGAGGGGGGATGTGTCACCCCAATTTGGGATGCTCCGGGGAGGGTCAGGACTCACATCCCAGCACCACGACCTTCTTGCGCGTGTCCTCGCTCAGGAAGTGCTTGACCAGGTTGTAGGCCACGGGGAAGAGCTTAGGGGCTGGGGGTAATGGGAGGCATTAGGAGGTGTCAGCACCCAGATAAGGGGAGCAGGACCCCAGGGCCGAACTCACCCTTCACAATAAAGAGGCGCTTGAGCGACTCAGGGTAATTCTCCTCAAACATGGACAGGATCTGCAGGATGGGGGAGCTCAGGTCACCCATCCCAGGCACCCACCAGGACCCCACCCCAGAACACTGCGGGGTGCAGGGCACTGCAGGGACCTGCTCCTGCATCATCCCAGGGATCAGCCCAGATCCCTGTGGTCCAGCAGGAAGGGGGTGGGCAGGAACCCTCACCTCCCCATACGTGTCCACAGCTGGCTTCCACAGGTGCTTCAGGCCCAGGCCTTCACAGTCATACACCATCATCACCATCTCAATCTTCTTgcccagctgggacaggaggATGGGGGGGATCAGGCAGGACCCATGGGGAggtccagggatggggtggtCCCCAACAGGCTGGTCACCCAGCCACAGCCTCCTCCCAGGCAGTGGCGTGGGGAGAAGGGGCGTCgtgggagctgggacagggacacgggcTGAGGGACAGTGGGGACATGGACTGGTGGGGATGGACAGGATGCAGACTTGCGGGGTGGGAGGATGAACCAGAGATGGACATATGGGGTTGGCAGGGACATGGTCTGTGGTGGGGTGGACAGGACATGGACTTGTGGGGCTGAGGGAGAGGGACTGGACATGGACCTGTAGGGCTGGCGAGTGAGGACATTGGctgggagagatgaaccagagATGGACATATGGGGCTGGGCAGGACatgggctggcagggacacaggccgagagggagggacaggacacgGACCTATGCGATATATAGGGCTGTCAAGGACATTGTCTGGTAGGGATGGACCAGAGATGGACGTATGGGGCTGGGGAGGACACTGAGTTGTGGGAATGGACATGGACTTatggggctggcagggatcTACAGGGCTGGGGAAGATGATGACTGGTAGGGGCAGACCAGATGTGGACACACGGAGCTGGCAGGAACATGGTCCCACAGGTCTGTTGGGGCCAGCGGGGTGTGGGCAGGTTCGCACC containing:
- the MTFP1 gene encoding LOW QUALITY PROTEIN: mitochondrial fission process protein 1 (The sequence of the model RefSeq protein was modified relative to this genomic sequence to represent the inferred CDS: deleted 2 bases in 1 codon) codes for the protein MLSVVMQISFWAWFDDVGRRAGHAAGAVARAMGQEEPDLYRDTWVRYLGYANEVGESFRPLVPVPVVWPATVLATAYVTADAIDKGRKAAAVSATPPHPPSHSLLTLPLTPVSPQAHAQDPTRVGVAVVDTFVWQSLASVAIPGFTINRLCAASLALLGSLTRWPLPVRRWTTTALGLAAIPLIITPIDRTVDFLMDSSLRKLYGTPGEPPTSH
- the SEC14L2 gene encoding SEC14-like protein 2, whose protein sequence is MSGRVGDLSPRQAEVLAQFREKLQDVLPSLPSQDDYFLLKWLRARSFDLPKAEAMLRKHIEVRKYMDADNIIAWEPPEVIRKYMSGGMCGYDREGSPVWYEIVGPLDAKGLLFSASKQDLLKNKFRDCEVLRHECDQQSKKLGKKIEMVMMVYDCEGLGLKHLWKPAVDTYGEILSMFEENYPESLKRLFIVKAPKLFPVAYNLVKHFLSEDTRKKVVVLGSNWKEVLQKYIDPAQIPVEYGGTLVDPDGDPKCSSKINYGGDVPQHYYVRDQLAQKYEHSVVVNRGSSHQVEYEILFPGCVLRWQFRSEGADIGFGVYLKTKVGERQRAGDMTEVLPNQRYNAHMVPEDGSLTCSTPGIYVLRFDNTYSFLHSKKVSYSVEVLLPDTASAQQIQEESPNHSP